GATAACTATttgctaattttaaaaaaaatatggctTTAAGCCGTACTATTGGCACGGAGCcgtatcgtgccgatattttgttggcactGTCCGGCATGGACGGTTAATTACTTGGTTTGGGCCATCCTCGTCAACTCCTTATCGGCTAACGCTAACTCATTCATCGAAATAGCTGCTCACATGCTCTTTGAGCTCAATCCAAATTTCACCTAAGTTCATATTTGGTTTGACTATCTCAGtgcttttcttctatttaaacACTTCAATAAAACCAAGTAGGAAAAAAAGGGTGGCAAATCATACCTGAAGGAACCGTTTAGTTGTATTGGACAGAATAAGACGAGAGAACAATATTAAGAGAGAAGGAACGTTTAGCGACTTGGAGTCATCGAGAGTCATGATTCAGACCAAGTTCAGATATCGGAGAGGATTATCGAATATTGGGATTTACTTACATTGGTTTTAGAAAATTCGGTAACTAAACACTGACTCTGTCTTATCATATTCAGTCTAATCTTTCAAATTGAGCATAAATGCTTTCGTGAGTGTGTCGATGTCTTATTGTCGCTAGTATAATGTgttgtgtgagagagagagagagagagaggctgttGCTTACGTGATGGTCTCGCCACGGTCGGTGACGGCAAAGTTGTTGCGGGTGAAGAAGGATAGTATCTCCCCCGCCACTTGATTTGGCGGCGCCGCTGCGCCCTCCTCCCTGACGAACGTCTTCTGCACGATCTGCAATATCCAATTTAATCTTAAGTTAGcccccaaaaaagaaaacaggaATAAAAGTTTACGAAACTAAACTTTGATTCAGCTAGAAACCACTATCTaatctttgaaattttaattttactacctaaCTTCTCTGGCCGTTTAATTTGTGTTCTCAACTCTACACAAGAAGGCTTTAATTACAATCAAGCTAGCTAGAGTAATGCCATCTGCAcactcataaaaaataataaattttacagtCTAGTCGTATCTATCTTAAGGCGGTCAACAAGCTGAACACACGacctgaaaaattcagctcatgtcCCGAGCAGCAAATTAGATTATCAAACTCAAATGTtacaaaagaaataaataataaaattttaatctaataattaaaatcataaaatatagGTCTTTTTGAAATAAGTCCGGCCTAaaatctatctatatctatatttatatttatagatgagtccggctactatacgcttatgagtatagattcttgtgtattcataaattttcgatcaCGAGACCtacctctttgatcatttccatccattAGATCGTACTATCCAACAAATCATCCACTCAATCTTAGAAAACCACTACTAACTGGGAACCATTATCATCCTTATTGCacatcaaggatttaagtaccgtggcacggaattgtgccgaaaacttgccggcatggtgcgtgccgagctgtgcaggtcaaaaaaattcttgtatgCCGACatataataacataaaatatttattttctttaacaataaaatattataactatttattatgtctttttatcacattttttaaactttattaagaaaattacttctaatttaaagaataaagggttttgagCCGTGCCATCGGCATGGGATCTGTATCGTACTGATATCTTATTGGCACAGTACGGCACGGTGAATACAATCCATGCCGACAGGTACTTAAAATCTTGTTgcacatttcttcatccaacgATCAAAAACTTTTGAGtatattcataaaagtatagtaaccgtAGCCTCTCTCTGAACACCTATATCGAAGCTAAACACCAGCGAGTTGattcagctcgtgtttgacCCATTAAGATTTCGAACGGAAAACTTCAGCTCGTATTTAGCCTGTTTATTAAATAAGTGATCGATCTCGAGCTTATTTTGAGCCGAATGGGATTCGGCGGACAACTGGATGGATTGCCAatgtgtaatttagccaaaaaaaaaaaaaaaaaaaaaaaagaagaaaaagaaaaagaaaaagattgtgACCTTGGATTTGACGGAGCGCTTAATGAGAGACCAGAGGCCGGGGACGGAGATGACGAAAAGCCCTAGCGAGGTGTAGTAGCTTGCGGGGGAGTACCCGGCgtcaaggaggaagaagaggaatgCGGAGGAGGTGTGGTCGGGGTCGATCGCGAAAGCCccactccgccgccgccgccgcttcgaCGACTCGGCGCGACTCGGAAGCTCGAGCCATGGACGGGCGCGGCCGAGGCCGAGTCGACTCGGGCCGAAGCGGTgggagtaggaggaggaggaggaggacgaggggtCGAGGAGACGAGGACATGGGGGGAGTAGAAGAGTCGCTgtcgccattttttttttttaagtgataATAATGGAGGAGgggaaggaggagaggagagaggagagaggaaagATAATGGGagagtcctctctctctctcttctctctcttctctctctctactggGATTTTGTGGTGTGGAatattgtttttctctttttttttctttttttcttttttttttgcactttaGAGAAAATTTACcgtttaatatataaaaaaatattaattatatattaatattaataaaaatattaaatatataaaaaaaatattgttttatcATCGTGCGTTTCAGGTTAATCTAAAAAGATTTATTTGATTGATTGAAAACGTCATGTCATAATATAACtggtgcattctagaatttattttttctaaattttgaaggATATGTCACATTTGCAccacatcattaataacaaattaaatttttttgagagaaaaaatataataaaaatatttttttattaatcatgatgggacCGTGAATCTAAGAGGGACAATCCTATTAGTTGGAAATACCACGTCAGTAATATAACTGatacattttagattttttcatGAGCTTTGTGATACGATATCAAAACACTCCAGAAGGATTGTATATCTTATACCACATCATCTtacagtttaaatttttttaaaaaaaattttagtattaaaaaaaaaaaacttgataagATCGGTTTTTAGGGTTCAACTGGTGAACCGTCCAGGTTTTAGTTAGACCGGTTTGAATTATCATCTACCGTAGATCATGGATAGGACGGTTCGATCGGTTcagtttagattttattttttgagaactttgtaaattttatttagttatcttctttatctttactagtttatacataaaaaagttaataacTTAATTATTGGGATAACATTTAATATACcctttcaaaacttcaaaattatttttttaatttctgaacAACTAAAATATTCTggttgatttcaaaaaatttcttcaaatattttcttttccaatgggattggattttaaaatattattttagatattaaagagtaaatttaaaattttttaacagtagtaAATAGCGGTGTCagcgagccgaacatgagcgaggtaggccggctcgtgttcggctagtttaataaacgagctgaaaaattcagctcgtgttcgactcgtttactaaacgagcgatttgaTCTCGAActcattttgagccgaacacgagctggctcgtgaacaacgagctgaattgccacccctaatAGTAAAAGACATATaacaaaaatagtttttttatttataatttcatGCTGACGTCAGTAGTTTGATCGTTTGAATTACTGATTGAACTAGTTGAACTATGATTCAGCATCTTTTTCAGTTTGTAACCGATTTTGAGTTTTaagatattactaaaaattAGACTGTCAAACAAAATATATGAGATGAATGAAAGGACATATaacaattttttctttaaataaaaacacaaaaagaacGTAGCTTAGgtaaaaaataacaattagagaaaaaataacATTATGGAAtgttattttctctcttttttttttttatttttaacccttcAAGTTTCAATCCCAatgagataaaataattttctctctcAATTTGGTTTCCTTTTTTCTGCTTTTCTCTACATTCGAAGGGAGTGCTAAAGTgaagtattttataaaatatataattgtgaaaaataattttccgtggaaaaaaattttcaatgggAAAAAGTTTTCGTTTttatagtgtttggtttgtatttaaaaaaaaaaaaaaactatcagcATTTTTCTGGCtgagaagaaaataataaaaattttaagaagctTAAGTTTTGTTTTCGTCGAAAAAcaggaaaaaacaaaagttcaaattttttcCAAATCCGTCAAAttacttttacaaaaaaaaaaacaaccaaacaaacaaaaaaaatactttatacTGTGTTGGAGAtaataatctaaacttaattaaaatatagttattctccatattattttgttcgatTTTAGATCTTGAAttatataatcggtatcagCACAAATACGAGTTCCAACatactgaaaataattttttgattcgTTTTATGCCCCATAACTGAAAAGTTTAGGGAAGCGAATAAAAGAATTACAAAAAGGGGAGAGAGCAAAATAAGGAAACTTTAGGGGCCAAAATGCAAAAGTGCCAAAGGACGACTAAAGGATAAAGAGTGGGAGGGAGAAAGAGGCGCCTCCATATTCACAACACTTCTTTTCATCACAAAAGCAAACACTGAGCACTAAACActccacccaaaaaaaaaaaaaacataaaaattaaaaataaaagaaaagaaaaaaaaaaaagtaattaacaTGGCTCTTCAAGCACAAGCAGGGCTGCGGAGGAGCAATATTCCAGCTTCTCTTTCGCCTCCGGTCGGCAgcggtggtggtggcggtggcggtggcagcAGCGCAGGTCTACGGAGAAGCCCCGACGGGTTCGCGTTCCGGTCGGCATTCTTCTCCCCCTCGGTGCATCTGCTGCTGGCGGAAGCGCTTCCCAGAAAAGCacccgctgccgccgccgccgccgccgccgggccGAGATTCTCCATGAGAGTCGCCTCCAAGCAGGCCTATATTTGCCGCGATTGTgggtaatttatttttactttgtcattctGTAGTtcgaaaagttttatttttactaaatcaTGTGATAGTAGATAGAGTGctttattctatatatttattactATAAGGCGGTAAAATACAACATTTTACTACGCTAGAGTTAGGGATGCAATTTGGGACGTGTTGATAGAGCTCCTGCCTCGATCTGTACCAAATGGAGGGCTAATGAgtaccaataataataataataataataataataattcattttGAATTTGTTACGATCTGTGAAGAAAATGGGCTCGATCTGTCCCATTTGTCAAAAATTTGCTCCCGTCCCAACCTGCCCAAATGGAGCAATAATTAGaggataaaaaataagataaaaattatgaattattttgaattaactactcaaatttttaaaattttgattgtactaTCTAACTTTGATTTGTGTCGGTCAAtcatattttgacttcaaaattaaagttaatcACTTGCTTTAACGGATTTATAATTGtgagaattgcatgaagtaCACTAGTAACTAAATATGTAAAAGTAAAAcaacatattcaaattttgaggtcaaagtatcgttgactgagtaaattcaaacaaaattgaaaagttggatggtaaaattaaaattttaaaagattggatagtcgaatcaaaatggttcatagttcagataacttatgtacatttttacctgaAAATTAATCTGCCCTGGATTTGTCTTCGCCAGCTAAGACAACGGGGTGGGAAATGGGATCTCTACCTACTCTCAGATCCGTTCCATTTGCATCTCTAGCTGGAATATATAGTTTTTAGTGGTTCGTAAATTATAACAATTTTAAACTTACAATTTTTCTGCTCTTATCAGCAatgacaaaatttaaatattattaaccatTTTCATTAGTTTTCTCAATTCCTCAAAGTTTGTAGATATATTTGATTGAGCCCCATGAAGAGTTTCAAATTCATTTCTGAGTAACACTCTCTTTTCAAGTTTAGCAATAAAATTTACCCTGAAGAGGTTGGACATTTTAaaaacatttaattaaattgcgATTTTGTGTACTTTCCAACTAATTAAGCGGTGACTCAAAATATgccaatttttattatttaaaaaaaaaataaaaattatcgtGTCATTGGCACGAGAGATGTGTGGTGCACACTCTGTACCAATATCGGCACAGCCCTTTGTGTCAGTAATAAATATCAGCATAACATTTTCAAtcaaaactttataattttgtaatatGTTACTATTAATATATCTACTGTATATAAAAAAGGCTCAAATGATATGTCCTCCATAGTTTGGTAATAAACTTGGTTGGGAACTGCATTTGAATGCACTAATATTGCATTTGTTTTTGTGTATCTTGCAGCTATATTTACAATGACAAGACTCCCTTTGAGAAGGTTCCTGATAATTATTTCTGTCCTGGTAAGCTTCCTCACtagtacttttttattttttattttttgcttttatttttttaaaaaataacaagctACTCACtccattcattaaaaaaaaaaaaaccaaataataGATTTAGCAATGATAATGACAACTACAGtggggagaaaaaaagaaggaaaaacttcaaaaaccccacccgtggtttcgtagtttctcatttttccaccctgtggtttaaaatgtatcaaattgcccccctgtgatttcgtttttatcttttcggtagctttttcgttaatatttcattaaattatatacaaaaagcttCGGATACccatctaggtttatcaaatattcaatttagtactctttaattttaactttatcactaatttaagaaaaaaaatactgaaattgataagaaaaaagagaaaaaaaaatcacaagggggcaaattaatacattgtaaaccacatgggggcaaagtgagaaactacgaaaccatatGAGGGGTTTtcgaagttttcccaaaaaagaaagattgaaACAAGGCAAAGCACTTTTCAGGATTTCAAAAGTTGACTGATATTTTAAGTAGAATTATCACATTGGTAAtataacgcccccaatagtcccacatcggatgggatactgattccgatcaatTTATATGAGACccacacgctagtaataataactgagcttaagcattttgggccggtggtttgggcccaacgagttattgttgctagctggtagggtcgttacaattggtatcagagacgaacatcagccggaagtgtgagaactaagtactatgcgggacaaagtgctacaccaacggatttggtgggagctACCTCTTGAATCCGTAGGAGCcacctgacgaggacgtcagggtctaaacagggagagtttgtaacgcctccaatagtcccacatcggataggatactgattccgatcagtttatataagacctacatgctagtaataataactgggcttaagcattttgggccggtggtttgagcccaacgagttattattgttagcgggtcgggtcgttgcaggTAATATTGTCTAAGGAACAATGATGAGCACAAAGCATGTAATATTAGCTCTCCTCTGTTTGAAACCCTAATGTCACATGCATATAGTGTATTGGTTTCTAAACGTGAAAAATAATTCTAACTAAACTTCTTAGCCTAATTATAGTATTATGGGTGGTGACTTAGTTCAAGAGGTTAGGAGAGTTAAGcatattagaattagaatagtTCTAGAATGAATAACCTTCTGGAAAGACAGGGCGTCACACTAAACAGGTTAATTAACCAATTGAACTGTAAATATTGATGTTGTTTTTTCAGTAATGATAGAAAACATGGATAAACtataatatttagttatttttttttaaaaaaaattacaattagaTCATGCAATAGGCGCGAAGTTAGAATTTAGGTTTCAGTGAAGGAGGGGGTGGGGGCACTAttcatctcaaaaaaaaaaaaaattataacacaAGTTGGATGTATAAGACAcaaactttttataaaaaaaaaaaaatcatcttacGCTACTCAAGCTGCAACAGTAAATACTATTCATACAGCGGTTGGTATGTAATGAGCAGAAGTTATGATAAAAGGTCCTTGTCTCGAAAGAAATGCAACATTACGAgccataaaagaaaaaaaaatcactttgccatctaaaatttataatcttttaattttaactatacTGTAATTAGAAACTTTTatgtcatttttaaaaaattgagaggAGCTAAGGCCAATGTCGGCCTTGAATAGCTCCGTCCCTGACTGCATAATAGCGTGCTGCTAATGTGACAGTGATATgatattttagttatttgttTCCACATCATCAACCACAGTCATCATGATGATCCGGTAATAATGATGTGGCGATAACATGACATCTTATTTACCGTCATATCAATGCCACATAAGTATGAAGTAGATAACAGAGAAAGGAGAAATTATTTCTTGTAGCTGGTACTCTATATTCtttaatagaaattaaaattaaggtaTGGTATGataatttgatttgtttttgttttttaaatagcAAACTATTTGCTTcgtttatattttggaaaatgaactcagttagaaatataaagcaaCCGTGCTTTGAATTTGAAACTACATTTGTTAATCATCAAGTACTTAGCCAAACTGTGCTAGGAAGGTGATAACTTGATTTggggaaaaatatataaaactttcttCAATTATCATTCTTTTGGATTCAAATACCTGATCTTTCaaaaactttgattttactatctaatcttttaatttattgtagttAAAGAGTCAATTGCGACTCTTTAACTTGAAAATCTGAATCCAAAAGAATGATAATTGaagaaagttttatatatttttccccAAATCAAGTTATCACCTTCCTAGCACAGTTTGGCTAAGTACTTGATGATTNCTGATCTTTCaaaaactttgattttactatctaatcttttaatttattgtagttAAAGAGTCAATTGCGACTCTTTAACTTGAAAATCTGAATCCGTCATTTATCTTTATGAATTTAggtagtatattttatgcaatttacataattatgaatttattaagaaaataattagcctaaattttatattcgaaGAGTCATCAAACCActtaaaccaaataaattaaaagatttttaaaaagtgaATAGTCTAattgctaaatataaaaatatagaaacattGTTCTCTACACAAAGAgaaagtattaaatataaaaatataaaaacattctCTACACATTTCTCTACGTATGAGAGAGAATATTAAATATACAAACATTTTTCTCTACACGGCTCAAGTTTTTGAAAAAGTaacaattatttcatataatccAACACGTGTGATACCCCAATAGTCCCGCATCGAATAGTTATGACCAGATATGAGAATATATAAGCTCGATTGGGTTAaacataataactgggcttaagtattttgggccggtgattttggcccaacgagttattattgctagcgggtcaaattattacaacacgaatcaaaataattcgaataaattttataaatcttttttttaactttggttTGTTATTGGCAGTCTGTGGCGCCCCCAAAAGAAGATTTCGGCCGTACCAACCTGCAGTTGCCAAGAATGCAAATGAAACGGGCGTGCGGAAGGCGAGGAAGGCGCAGCTGAAGCGAGATGAAGCCATCGGGTTATTATCACCTCCTTTTTACCCACTATTTAAAAACACGAATGCCGATTTCCGCACTATCAAGTTGTTTCTGATGCTGTgatttctgaatcgacgatcgaatTTTATTAGGCTAgatgtaaaatatttaaagtacgtaaaaataaatttcataatttttttatatcatttatctaCTAATCGAAATTGCTCAaaatcaaaaactaaaaaaaaaaagaaatctcaCAAAAGGTGATTATATAatcctaaaattttagattaaaaaaaaatttaatcaaaattttatataatttgaatatttttatactgttaaacttgcaaacgattcaccacggccattaaaattggtGATTTTGGGCCCTTTCGATCATaaggcaaataatatca
The nucleotide sequence above comes from Ananas comosus cultivar F153 linkage group 17, ASM154086v1, whole genome shotgun sequence. Encoded proteins:
- the LOC109722808 gene encoding protein COFACTOR ASSEMBLY OF COMPLEX C SUBUNIT B CCB1, chloroplastic-like, with the protein product MATATLLLPPCPRLLDPSSSSSSSYSHRFGPSRLGLGRARPWLELPSRAESSKRRRRRSGAFAIDPDHTSSAFLFFLLDAGYSPASYYTSLGLFVISVPGLWSLIKRSVKSKIVQKTFVREEGAAAPPNQVAGEILSFFTRNNFAVTDRGETITFEGVMVPSRGQAALLTFCTCISLGSVALVLSIAVPEGGNNWFWLMTLSPLAGVYYWTKASRKEEIKVKMVLGDNGSLSEIIVRGDDQQVEQMRKELRLSEKGMIYVKGIFER
- the LOC109722689 gene encoding uncharacterized protein LOC109722689, whose product is MALQAQAGLRRSNIPASLSPPVGSGGGGGGGGSSAGLRRSPDGFAFRSAFFSPSVHLLLAEALPRKAPAAAAAAAAGPRFSMRVASKQAYICRDCGYIYNDKTPFEKVPDNYFCPVCGAPKRRFRPYQPAVAKNANETGVRKARKAQLKRDEAIGRALPVAVVLGVAGLAGLYFYLNNVY